The Flavobacterium sp. 1 genome contains the following window.
TTGAAATCCTAGAAAGAGCTAAATAATTATGGTACAACAAGAATCAAGACTAAAAGTAGCAGATAACACAGGAGCTAAAGAAGTTTTAACTATCCGTGTTTTAGGAGGTACCAAAAGAAGGTATGCCTCTGTTGGAGACAAGATTGTAGTATCTATTAAAGATGCAACACCTAACGGAAACGTTAAAAAAGGTGCTGTTTCAACTGCAGTTGTTGTACGTACCAAAAAAGAAGTGAGAAGAGCTGATGGTTCTTATATCCGTTTCGATGATAATGCATGTGTTCTTTTGAATGCTGCAGGAGAAATGAGAGGAACTCGTGTTTTTGGTCCGGTAGCAAGAGAACTTCGTGAAAAACAATTCATGAAAATTGTATCATTAGCACCAGAAGTGCTTTAATTCGTTTTTAAGATGATAAAGCTAAAAATAAAATCAGGAGACATCGTAAGAGTAATTGCTGGAGACCATAAAGGTGCTGAAGGTAAAGTTTTGCGTGTATACCGTGAGAAAAACAAAGCAATTGTTGAAGGTGTAAACATGGTTTCTAAACATACGAAACCTAGTGCAAAAAGCCCTCAAGGTGGTATTGTAAAAAAAGAAGCTTCTATTCAAATTTCTAATATTTCACTTATTGATCCTAAAACTAAGGAAACAACAAGGGTAGGTATTAGAGTTGAAGGAGATAAGAAAGTAAGATTTTCAAAAAAATCTAATCAAGTACTATAGTAATGGCATATATACCTAGACTAAAAGAAGAATATAAGAGTAGAGTTATCTCTGCTCTTAAAGAAGAATTCGGTTACACAAACGTAATGCAAGTTCCAAAATTGGAAAAAATCGTTTTGAGTAAAGGAGTTGGTGCAGCAGTATCTGATAAAAAATTAATTGACTATGCAGTTGATGAGTTAACAAAGATTACTGGACAGAAAGCAATATCTACAATTTCAAAGAAAGACGTTGCGTCTTTCAAATTGAGAAAAGGAATGCCTATTGGAGCAAAAGTTACTTTGCGAGGTGAAAGAATGTATGAGTTTTTAGATAGACTTATTACTTCTGCGTTACCACGTGTTAGAGATTTCAGTGGTATTAAAGCAACTGGTTTTGACGGTAGAGGAAATTATAATTTAGGTGTTTTAGAGCAAATCATTTTCCCTGAAATTGATATTGACAAAGTAAATAAAATATCTGGAATGGACATTTCTTTTGTAACTACTGCAAAAACAGATAAAGAAGCAAAGTCATTGTTGGCTGAATTAGGTTTACCTTTTAAAAAGAATTAAGATATGGCTAAAGAATCAATGAAAGCCCGTGAGGTTAAGAGAGAAAAAACGGTGGCTAAGTATGCTGAGAAAAGAAAAGCTTTATTAGAAGCTGGAGATTTCGTAGGTTTGCAAAAATTACCGAAAAATGCTTCTCCAGTTCGTTTGCACAACCGTTGCAAATTAACAGGAAGACCAAGAGGGTATATGCGTCAATTCGGAATTTCACGTGTAACTTTCCGTGAAATGGCTAATAATGGACTAATTCCAGGTGTTAAAAAAGCAAGCTGGTAATAAATATTATTTGCGATTTTGATATTTCAACAGATAGTTGTAAGTTTGCCGGATTTTTGTCGGTAAATTGACAACTATCTGTTGATTAATTAATAAGTTTAATGGTTTCAGGTTCTTCCGGAAAGTCCGGTAAGAAAACCAAGACCACAATTTTATACATATGTATACAGATCCAATTGCAGATTATTTGACGAGAGTTAGAAACGCTGTGGCTGCAAACCACAAAGTTGTCGAAATTCCAGCATCTAATCTAAAAAAAGAAATAACAAAGATCTTATTTGATCAAGGTTATATCTTAAGTTACAAGTTTGAAGACAACTCTGTTCAGGGTTCAATCAAAATTGCTTTGAAGTATGATAAAGATACTAAAGAGCCTGTAATCAAAGATATCCAAAGAATTAGTAAACCAGGTTTACGTAAGTACGCAGGTGCTTCTAAAATCCCAAGAATCCTTAACGGATTAGGAATTGCTATTGTTTCAACTTCAAAAGGGTTGATGA
Protein-coding sequences here:
- the rpsH gene encoding 30S ribosomal protein S8; the encoded protein is MYTDPIADYLTRVRNAVAANHKVVEIPASNLKKEITKILFDQGYILSYKFEDNSVQGSIKIALKYDKDTKEPVIKDIQRISKPGLRKYAGASKIPRILNGLGIAIVSTSKGLMTGKQAKQLNVGGEVICYVY
- the rpsN gene encoding 30S ribosomal protein S14; the protein is MAKESMKAREVKREKTVAKYAEKRKALLEAGDFVGLQKLPKNASPVRLHNRCKLTGRPRGYMRQFGISRVTFREMANNGLIPGVKKASW
- the rplE gene encoding 50S ribosomal protein L5 translates to MAYIPRLKEEYKSRVISALKEEFGYTNVMQVPKLEKIVLSKGVGAAVSDKKLIDYAVDELTKITGQKAISTISKKDVASFKLRKGMPIGAKVTLRGERMYEFLDRLITSALPRVRDFSGIKATGFDGRGNYNLGVLEQIIFPEIDIDKVNKISGMDISFVTTAKTDKEAKSLLAELGLPFKKN
- the rplN gene encoding 50S ribosomal protein L14, translated to MVQQESRLKVADNTGAKEVLTIRVLGGTKRRYASVGDKIVVSIKDATPNGNVKKGAVSTAVVVRTKKEVRRADGSYIRFDDNACVLLNAAGEMRGTRVFGPVARELREKQFMKIVSLAPEVL
- the rplX gene encoding 50S ribosomal protein L24; translated protein: MIKLKIKSGDIVRVIAGDHKGAEGKVLRVYREKNKAIVEGVNMVSKHTKPSAKSPQGGIVKKEASIQISNISLIDPKTKETTRVGIRVEGDKKVRFSKKSNQVL